One Fictibacillus halophilus genomic window, GATAGATATTCTCGTTGTGTTCATCCCTTTTTAATCCTTCAGAGATGACGTCATACGCCTCTGTAAGAGCCCCTTCTTCTTCATATGCTTCAGATAGCACGCTATAGAGGGTTGTATAATCGGGATCCATGTCTTTTAGTTCTTCAAGGCTCGAAATCGCTTCTTTATACTCTCCTGCTTTAAAGGCAGTCACTCCATGACCAAATAAGCTGTAAAGATCTTTATGGTGATCCAGACCTTTTCTGTAGTATGGAAGAGATTCTTCAAACTTGCCTGCTCTGCTTAGTGCTTCGGCATATCTTAATGTAACATCTTCAATTTCAGCTTTTTCGTCGATCGCTACTTTTAATAGTGGCAAACTTGAATCAAATTTACCTTGTCTTAAATAGAAATCACCTAAAGCATATGCTAGTACCGGATGTTTCTGGTCCTTTTGATGTGCTTCTGTAAGCTTACGTTCTGCAACTTCTGTCAGTCCAAGACTTTCGTACAGATCCGCTTGAAGGATAAGCGCTCTTAAATATTCGTCATCTTCTTCACTTACTTGATCTAAATACTCGATCGCTTTCTCATCCATGCCTTCATCCAAGCAGCATTCTGCAATGGATACGAGCAGCTCTCCATCTCCAGGGTATTTTTGTAGCAACTCATTAAATAGGTTCATTGCTTCAGTTGTATGGCCCCAGTTCAAGTAAACTTCGGCGATCTCGAACTTTTCTGGATCTCCTGCTTTTTGTTTAATTTTATCTAATAGCGACATTCCTTTTTCGACGTCACCATGTTCAACAAGCCTGATTGCATCTTGGATTTCGTTCACTGATAAAACTCCCTTATCCCTTGTATTCTTGTGCCTATTATACACGAGAAATGAGAGATTCTCCAAAACGACGGGGCTTTACCACGATAATTTCTTTTCCATACCCTTGATGCTTTTCTGGGACTTTCTCAGAAAAGACGATCTCACCTCTTACGATTACAGCTTGTAACGTTTCATGTAGTCCATCTGTACGGTAAATACAATAGTCAGCATCACTGCCAGCGAACAGACCGCCTTTAACAGGGTACAGACCAAGCATTTTCAAACTGGGTAAAGAAATAGGTTCAGCTTCTTTCAAATCATGAAAAAGTGTTGGAATTTGATGTTGAATAGCAAGCTCGTTCCATTTTTTTTGCCACGTATTTTTCAACTTCTGATCCGTGTTGGATGGAAAGGTTGGAAAGATTACAGTTCCATAACTAAAATTAGCTTCACTGATTCTCTCCCAGATCACATTTGTTAACTGAGTAAAATCTTTACAGATCAACTGGATAAACGGAATTCTACTTCTACGACAAAAACTCATCATTTGTGGAGTGATCTTTTCTGGAGACATGCTAAGGCCAATACAATAGTCTATCGAACTGGATATCAAGAGATGCTTCGTTCGCTTCAACTCTGTTTCAGCTTCATGTAAATAGCTGACTTCAGCAGATGTTAGTAGTGTAGTGGTCCCGCTTCTTACTCTCTCACCAAGATTTTGTCTTACCTTTTCGATAGGCAATCTATTCAATGACATAAGAGGACTGATATGCCCAGGAATCATCTTTAAACCTTGCATAGACATCTTCATCACATTCATTCTAAGAGGGCCCTGTGAGACGTAGGAGATTTTTTGAGAGTCTACTAGATAGGAAAGAACAGTATCTGTACCGAGCGATTGCAGCGGGCGCTCAATAATATATCGCATAGCTCGCCTCCTTTTTTTCTCTATAGGACAAGTTATGATAGATATGAGGGTTTTATGATAGAAAATATAGAAGAAATAAAAAATGAGAACAAAAAAAGTCCTGACATGTAAGCGCTGTCAGGAAAGTATAATATGGATAGGAGTGGAGAGAAACCATATTACATTCATTATAAATAGAGCTTATTTAAAATGCAACACTTTTTTGAAAATTATGAAAATAGCCCGATATCTTTAAAAATACCGGGCATTTTATCATTAGTATTATTATTTATTTACTTTCTCTACAACAGAGTCAATATACGCACCTAAATGTTCGATGATCTCTTTGTTCTGTTCTTCTTCACCGATTGTGACACGGATCATGGTAGGAAAACCTAATGCACTACCTGATCGCACAATATACCCTTTACGCAGAAGATAATCAAAGGCTTGATCTGCATCAGATTTTACGTCGAGCAGAATAAAGTTAGCTTCAGAAGGATAGTACAACAATCCTTTTTCATCACAGAATGAATAAAACGTTTCAAGACCTTCTCTGTTCTTCTCTTTGCATTCTGTAATAAACGTATCATCTTCCAGTGCTCCGATCGCTGCAGCTTGAGCAATTCGAGATGTGTTGAAAGGTTCTCTAGCAGGCTCGATAGACTGGATGACGGAAGACTGAGCGACTCCATATCCGATTCGAAGCGCAGCTAGTCCATGAGCTTTTGAGAACGTTCTTAAGATTACTAGATTCGGATATTTATCTAAGTAATCTAGCGTGTTTGGATAATCAGCAGCTGATACATACTCATAATAAGCTTCGTCACTTACTACGATCACGTCAGACGGTACTTTTTCCATAAAGCTTACAAACAGAGACTCCGGAATATAGTTTCCAGTCGGGTTGTTCGGATTGCAAAGCCAGACGATTCTCGTATTTTGATCGATCGCTTCAAGCATCGCATCTAGATCATGATTGCCATCGACCAACTGAACCTCTCTCACTTCTGCTCCTTCGATAACAGTATTATGTCTGTATTGAGGAAAAGTAGGAGCTGCCATTACCGTGTTGGTTTCAGGTGATAGATAAGCTCGACAAAGAATTTGAACCACTTCATCTGACCCATTACCAAAAATGATCTGGTCTTGTTTCACTTGAAGGTGGCTTGAGAGTTTTTCTCTAAGTTCAG contains:
- the hisC gene encoding histidinol-phosphate transaminase — encoded protein: MQPKQQLLSLKPYKPGKPVEEVKRELGLEKIVKLASNENPYGCSDLAKEKITEELSQLHVYPDGYSAELREKLSSHLQVKQDQIIFGNGSDEVVQILCRAYLSPETNTVMAAPTFPQYRHNTVIEGAEVREVQLVDGNHDLDAMLEAIDQNTRIVWLCNPNNPTGNYIPESLFVSFMEKVPSDVIVVSDEAYYEYVSAADYPNTLDYLDKYPNLVILRTFSKAHGLAALRIGYGVAQSSVIQSIEPAREPFNTSRIAQAAAIGALEDDTFITECKEKNREGLETFYSFCDEKGLLYYPSEANFILLDVKSDADQAFDYLLRKGYIVRSGSALGFPTMIRVTIGEEEQNKEIIEHLGAYIDSVVEKVNK
- a CDS encoding tetratricopeptide repeat protein, translating into MNEIQDAIRLVEHGDVEKGMSLLDKIKQKAGDPEKFEIAEVYLNWGHTTEAMNLFNELLQKYPGDGELLVSIAECCLDEGMDEKAIEYLDQVSEEDDEYLRALILQADLYESLGLTEVAERKLTEAHQKDQKHPVLAYALGDFYLRQGKFDSSLPLLKVAIDEKAEIEDVTLRYAEALSRAGKFEESLPYYRKGLDHHKDLYSLFGHGVTAFKAGEYKEAISSLEELKDMDPDYTTLYSVLSEAYEEEGALTEAYDVISEGLKRDEHNENIYLQAARLAYKLHNPDQGEQWVKQALELNPTRIEPLLRLGDQYIREERFEDLLSLYKSLSETKEEIPLMYWHLATANRETEDYSEAAKWYEKASLLFTEDPVFLEEYAYFLIEEGDQKKAKSILQNLLNQSPERDDIEDVLNRLEDF